The following coding sequences are from one Chloroflexaceae bacterium window:
- a CDS encoding 3-hydroxybutyrate dehydrogenase, whose protein sequence is MTERVAIVTGAASGIGRAVARRMAGAGYQVAVVDLPNSEGQQVAESIGGLFIGADLARREDCRRTVDETLARFGRVDVLVNNAGYQHIAPIEEFPEDRWEHMLAVMLTAPFLLTRYVWPGMKERGWGRIINIGSLHSLFASPFKSAYISAKHGLLGLTRTAALEGGPYGITVNLIAPAYVRTPLVEKQIADQARTRGIREDEVIEKVMLAPTAIKRLIEPEEVAELALYLCSDAASGMTGSVYEIALGWTAS, encoded by the coding sequence ATGACCGAGCGAGTTGCCATTGTTACCGGCGCTGCCAGTGGGATTGGCCGCGCCGTGGCCCGGAGGATGGCCGGGGCCGGCTATCAGGTTGCCGTGGTTGACCTGCCGAACAGCGAGGGGCAGCAGGTGGCCGAGAGTATTGGCGGGCTGTTCATCGGCGCCGACCTCGCCCGGCGCGAGGATTGTCGCCGGACGGTTGATGAGACCCTGGCCCGCTTCGGGCGCGTGGATGTGCTGGTCAACAACGCCGGCTACCAGCATATCGCCCCCATCGAGGAGTTTCCCGAGGACCGCTGGGAACATATGCTCGCGGTGATGCTCACAGCGCCCTTTTTGCTCACGCGCTATGTCTGGCCGGGGATGAAGGAGCGGGGCTGGGGCCGCATCATCAACATCGGTTCGCTCCACAGCCTGTTCGCCTCGCCGTTCAAGAGCGCCTATATCTCGGCCAAGCATGGTCTGCTGGGCCTCACCCGCACGGCGGCCCTCGAAGGCGGGCCGTATGGCATCACTGTCAACCTGATCGCCCCCGCCTACGTGCGCACCCCCCTGGTCGAAAAGCAGATCGCCGACCAGGCCCGCACCCGCGGCATTCGCGAGGACGAGGTCATCGAGAAGGTGATGCTGGCACCTACCGCCATCAAGCGCCTGATCGAACCGGAGGAAGTGGCCGAACTGGCGCTCTACCTCTGCTCCGATGCCGCGTCGGGCATGACCGGCTCGGTCTATGAGATCGCCCTGGGGTGGACCGCGTCGTGA
- a CDS encoding RNA methyltransferase gives MDHFITVLHRPQDPRNIGAVVRALKNMGFRRLRLVQPPPFAPGDLTAVAHRSEDLVAGIEVYADLDAALADARFVVGTSERAHPERPMRADVRAFAAELVARAASAGPVALLFGPEDHGLDNAAFDRCHAVLTLPADPAYPSLNLAQAVLLTLYEVRMAAAGPLPPPPPRSPATAVELTAAFEALAAAVEAVGFIKSGDGAAVLRRLRALITRAEPDSREAALLAAFAREVVYALRRHGEQEGRS, from the coding sequence ATGGACCATTTCATCACCGTGCTCCATCGCCCGCAGGACCCGCGGAACATCGGCGCGGTGGTGCGGGCATTGAAGAACATGGGCTTCCGGCGCCTGCGTCTGGTGCAGCCGCCGCCCTTCGCCCCGGGGGACCTCACCGCGGTCGCCCACCGCAGCGAGGACCTGGTGGCCGGCATCGAGGTCTACGCCGATCTCGACGCTGCCCTGGCCGACGCGCGGTTCGTTGTGGGCACGAGCGAGCGGGCGCACCCCGAACGCCCGATGCGCGCCGATGTGCGCGCCTTTGCCGCGGAACTGGTCGCCCGCGCGGCGAGCGCCGGTCCGGTGGCGTTGCTCTTCGGCCCTGAGGATCACGGTCTCGACAATGCCGCCTTCGACCGCTGCCACGCCGTGCTCACCCTCCCCGCCGACCCCGCCTATCCCTCGCTGAACCTGGCCCAGGCCGTGCTGCTGACCCTCTACGAGGTGCGTATGGCGGCGGCAGGGCCGTTGCCCCCGCCGCCGCCGCGCTCGCCCGCCACCGCCGTCGAACTGACCGCTGCCTTCGAGGCCCTCGCCGCCGCCGTTGAGGCCGTCGGCTTCATCAAATCCGGCGATGGGGCCGCGGTGCTGCGGCGCCTGCGCGCCCTGATCACCCGCGCCGAGCCCGACAGCCGCGAGGCGGCCCTGCTGGCCGCCTTTGCGCGCGAGGTCGTCTATGCCCTCCGCCGGCACGGGGAGCAAGAGGGCCGTTCGTAG